The region CTCGCGAGCGGTGGCACGGCGGCGGGCCAGAACTCGCTCGATCATGACCACCGCGACGGCGACCAGCATCTCGACCACGAACATTCGCTGCTCGAGGCCGGGCACGTCGAGGGCGAGCTCACGCACGCGGTTGACCAGGAAGAAGGCGCCCAGAGCGAAAAACCCGATGGGAGGCGTGGGCGCCGTCAGTCGTCGCAAGATGCGGATGACCGGCACCAGCATGAGGAGGGCCACCGCGTTGCGCAGGACGAGCGGCGGCCGGGGATAGAGCCAAAAGGTGGCCATGAGAGCGAGGACGAGCGCCGCGGAGATCGGGAACTGGAAGATCTGGGCCACGCGGGCCAGGTCTGGATCGTCTTCGCTCCACTGCCGCGCGCGACGATGTCCGATCCGGAGGAAGATGAGCAGGGCCACGAAGACGAAGGCGTGGACGATGGCTCGTTCCCGGCGGTCGGCCATGAACTGTGCCAGGAGCCTACTTTCGCTGGCCAGTCCCGCCCACAGTTTGCCGGGGACTTCCCGCCAGGGCACGGGCCCTCGATCGGCGTCGCGCCACACCGGCGGGCTGTCGCGCCGGAAGAGCATCGCCAGATCCAGTCCGCGCGCCCGGGCCACTCGCGCCTGCGCGTCCTGGACGAGGGCCAGCTGCTGGGCCACGCGGGCCTGGAGACTCAGGATATAGGCCCGCCGGGCCAGCGCCGTGCTCCGGCTGAGGCCGATGGCGGTGGTGGTGACGTCGATGCGCTGGAGCACGGTCGAGGGCGCCTGCGAGCGCCGCGCCTCATCGCGCGTGCGCGCCCACTGATCGGCGAGCCGGTTGAGGCGGTCGAGCTCGCTCTCGATGACGGTCGCCTCGCGGGTCAAGAGGTCTGACCACGCCGCGAGTTCCGTCGCGATGCCCCGCCATGCGTCCGCGAGATTGGTCAGCACGACCAGGGTGGACTCGGAGTCGAGCAGCCGCTGAGTCTCGGTCAGCTGGCGATGGATGCGGTCGGCCATGGCGGGCAGCCGAGCCTCGATATTCGCGAGATCGGCGCTGGTGGCCAGCCGCTCGTCGAGCGCCTTGAGGGAGACTCCGACCTCCTCCGACCGCGCGGAGATTTCCGGCACGGCAATGGGCGGGGGGGAGGAAGACGTGTCCTGAGCCCGAGCCGGCTGAAGAAGGACGCAGAGGAGGAAAAATCCGGCCAGGGCGACGGCGAGGCGGCCGCGCCCACCTGTCCGGCCGCGTGGCTGCTCGATCATCGACGAGTCCTCACGTCCTGAAGGTTCACGCGGCCTGGACTCCGCGGCGGGAGTATAACGCACCCTTTGCGCCGGATACGGTAGTATCCCGCCACCATGATGCTCCTCGCAGATCCGCTGCCTCATCTGGTCGCCGTCGCGCGGGCGGTGGGCGAGCCCGGTCAGCCCGACGCGCTCTTCGCAGCCCTCGATATCGCCATGGGCGGCGTCATCGGCCACAAGCTCTTCACCGTGCTTGTCTACCATGCCGACGCCGCGCAGTCGGAGCGTCGATACACGAATCAGCCCGCGGCCTATCCGGTGGGTGGGCGCAAGCCCGTCACGCCCTCGGCGTGGACGGAGCGGCTCTTCAAGGAGCGGCGTCCGTATGTGGGCCGGACGGCCGACGATATCCGCGCCGTCTTCTTCGACCACGAGCTGATCCTCTCGCTGGGCTGCCAGTCGGTGCTCAACGTGCCCGTCGTCTGGAACGGGCGAACGCTCGGCACGATCAACCTCCTGCACGAGGCGGGCTGGTACGACGAGAGAGATCTCCCGGTGGCTACTGCCTTCGCGGCCCTGGCCGTGCCCGGCTACGTCGAGCTGCTCCGGCGTTCTGCGCCGGCATCGCCATGAGAGCACGAACGGCCTTGACACGGGCGAGGCCCTACCCGATAGTCGCGCTCGCGCCCCTACCGAAGCTGACTTCCTCGCACAGGAGGCTCTACATGGGTCAACGTCGACCGCACAGGTGGTGGCTTCTCGCCGCGCTCCCGCTTTTTACTCTCGGAGCCATCCTGGGTGCCACAGGGGGGCCCGCGGAGGCCCAGCAGGCTGTCACGATCTCCGTGATCGACGTAGCCGGTGATCTCAGCTCGGTTCAGGTGATCCTGGACAACTACAAGAAGGCCTTCCCGAACAAGGTCAAGGAGATCAAGACGCAGCGGGCTCCCGAGCCCGAGCTGCCCGCCAAGATCAAGGCGCAGCAGGATGCCGGCCGGCTCGATATCAACCTCATCATGACCGGACAGTCCGCGGCCTCCCAGCTCGTCTCCGCGGGCCAGCTCGTCAAGCTCTTCCCCACGTACGACAAGATGTTCCCACGGGACGAGCTGACCGACGCCGGCCGGGCCCTGCAGGACGAGGCGGAGGGGTACCTGCTGCCGTCGGTGGTCAGCAATGGCGGCCCCGTCTTCATCTACAACCCGAAGAAAGTGCCGAATCCGCCGAAGACGGCCGAGCAGCTCCTGGCCTGGGCCAAGGCCAATCCGGGCAAGTTCCTCTACGCCCGTCCCGCCAACAGCGGCCCGGGGCGCTCCATCCTGGCCGGCATGTCCTACGTCCTCAAGGACAGGGACCCGAAGGATCCGGAGAAGGGCTGGGACAAGACGTGGGCCTTCCTCAAGGAGCTCGGGCAATCGATCGAGTACTACCCCACAGGGACGGGCTTCACGCTGAAGGAGTTCGCCCAGGAGCAGCGGTGGATGATCGCCGGCATCATGGAGTGGGACATGAAGCCGCGCGCCGAGGGCATGATCCCTCCGGAGTCCAAGATCACCATCCTGGAGAACACGACCTTCGTGATCGATGGGCACTACTGGGCCATCCCCAAGGGCGTCTCGCCCGCCGAGCTGGAAGTGATCCTGGACCTCATGAAGTTCATGCGCCGGCCCGAGCAGCAGGTCCTGACGTGGCGCGCTTTCATCGGGCCCTCCATCAAGGCGGCCACCCTGGACAAGGCCCCGCCGGATCTGCAGACCTACGTGAAGGAGATCTGGCGGCCGGAGTACGACGAGATCGGGAAGAAATGGAAGGTGACGCCCATGCTCGAGGTGAAGAAGCTGAACTATGCCATCGAGCGATGGGACAAGGAGGTCGGGGCGCAAAAGATCAAGAAGCAGTGAGCCAGCCGCTCCACTCGCTGCGCTTTCGACTGACCAAGCGCTTCGGGGCGAAGACGGTCCTCCACGACTTCGCTCTCGAAGTGCGCGGCCGCCAATTCGTCACCTTCCTGGGGCCGAGCGGGTGCGGCAAGTCGACGGCGCGGAACATCATCGCGGGCTTGATCCCGGCCAGCGATGGAGAGGTATGGGTCGATGAAGAGCGCATCGACCACCTTCCCCCGGAGAAGCGGGGGTTCGGGATGGTCTTCCAGAACTACGCCCTCTTCCCTCATCTGACCGTCTTCGGCAACATCGCCTTCGGCCTGCAGCTCCAGCACCGGCCCGCTCCCGAGATCCGAGAGGCCGTGCGCGCGATGCTCGACCTCGTGCAGCTCCCGGGACTCGAGGAGCGCTACCCCAGTCAGCTCTCCGGAGGCCAGCAGCAGCGGGTGGCTATCGCGCGGGCCCTCGTCCTGCACCCGCGCCTGCTCCTCATGGACGAGCCCCTGTCCAACCTGGACGCCAAGCTTCGAATCGAAATGCGGGCGGAGATCAAGCGCATCCATGCCCGCCTCGGCCTCACCTCCGTGTACGTCACCCACGATCAGGCGGAGGCCCTCTCGCTCTCCGACTGGGTCGTGGTCATGCGGGACGGCGTGGTGATCCAAGCGGGTCCACCGTCCGAGATTCACGACCGGCCGCAGAGCCTCTTCGTGGCCGACTTCATGGGGTTCCGCAACTTCTTCCCCGTGGAGATCACCGCCGCCGACTCCGACGGGGTGGAGGGCACGGGCCATGGCATGAGCATGAGGGGACGAGCGCGCCACCCATTGGCGCCGGGCGCCGCCGCGGTGGCCGCCATCCGTCCTGACGACGTGGAGCTCGGCCAGGAGGGCGGGGGCGCCAATCGATTCCGGGGCAAGGTCGAGCTCGTCGAGTATCTCGGGCGGGAGAACGAGGCGGTCCTGACCCTGGAGGCCGGGCCCAAGGTGTGGATGCGCACGCCGCGCTCCCTGGCCCCCGATGAGTCGGTGACCGTGACCTTCCCGGCCGACAAGGTGATCTTCCTGCCGCCGGAGCCTGCCGCATGAGACGGCGCCGCGCTGGCGAGGCGAGCGAGCTCGACGCGATGGCCGTTGCCTGCCTCCTGCCGTCGCTCCTCTACGTCGTGGTCATGTTCGTCTACCCGTTTCTCAACGGGATCTACCTGAGCCTGCGCCCGTCCAAGCAGAGCGGCCTCGGCCTCGCCAACTACGTTGCCTTTTTCACCGACGAGTGGCAGTACCGCACGGTGTGGATCACCTTCAGCATCGCCGTCCCCAACACCGTCGTGGTGGTGGCCGTCGCCCTGCTCCTGGCCTACGGAATGCGACGGGGGATCTGGCTCGAGCGGACAATCACCACCATCCTGGTGCTTCCCATCTCCCTCGGCATCATCCTCCTCGCCGAGGGCATTCTGGGATTCTACGGAGGCCGCGGCTGGTTCAACCAGATCCTCCTGGCCGCCGGCTTGCTCCAGGAGCCCCTGACCCTCACCCACAACTACACCGGCGTGATGCTGTCGCTCTTCATGCAGCAGTTTCCCTTCTGCTTCCTCATGCTCCTGGGCTACATCTCGGGTATCGATCCCAGCATCGAAAATTCCGCGAGGACCCTGGGGGCGGGGCCGTGGATCGTCTTCTCCAGGGTGATGTTCCCTCTGATCGCGCCGGGACTGGCCATCGCCTTCGCCCTCGTGTTCGTCCTGAGCTTCGGCGTATTTCCCTCGGCCATCCTGCTGGGCCAGCCCGCCGGGGCCACCCGCACGATTGCCATCGCCGCCTACCAGCAGGCCTTCGAGCACTACGACATGTCGTACGCCTCGGCCATCGCGGTGGTCATGGGCCTGTTCCAGCTCGCGGGGCTTGTCGTCATCGTTCTCCTCAGGCGACGACTGGTGATGGCGCCCACCATGGGCGTCGGGAAGCGCTGAGCCACCGTGAACCAGTCAACATGCGAGGCACCGCGTGAGATGAATGTGGTGGGGGGGCCTGGGGGAGGAGCGACGCCGCTCCCCCCCAGATCAAATTGATGCGCGGGCGTCTATGGAGCCTGGCCCTCTACATGTTCGTCCTGGGGTTCATCCTGAACCTCCTGGGTATCGTCAGCCATGTCGTGGTCAGCGCCTTTGCCAAGCGATGGTTCGGGACGCCCGTGCCCGCCAGATTCACCACGGAATGGTTTCAGTATGCGTGGACGAACTTCGACCTCGGTCGCGTGCTCGGGGTGACGGTCTTCGTGGCTCTCTCCGTCGTGCTCCTGGCCCTGCTCCTCGGATTCCCGGCCGCCTATATCCTCGCCAGGAGGAATTTCCGGGGCAAGGCCCTTCTGCTTCTGCTCTACTTCCTGCCCCTCCTCATCCCCCAGATGACCTACGGGATTCCCCTCGCCACGACGATGTACCGCTACGCCATCGGGGGGACGGTGACGGGAGTCATCCTCGCCAACCTCGTGCCCATGGTTCCCCTGGCCGTTTTCATCCTGATGCCGTTCATCGAGCAGATCAGCGTGAATCTCGAGTGGGGGGCGGCCATGATGGGCGCCAATCGCATCCAGGTCTTCCGCCGCGTCCTGTTTCCGCTGACCGTGCCCGGCCTCCTCACCGCGGGAATCCTGATTCTCGTGAACACCGTCTCGAATTTCGAGCTGACCTTCCTCGTCTCCGGGGCGGGCTCGCAGACCCTCGTCGTCGCTCTCTTCTACAATGTCTTCGCGGGCGGCGTCCGGCCCGTGTACTCCGTCGACGCCATGGCCGTGATGTACATGGTCACCGTCATGCTCGTCCTGCTTGTCGCCCTGCGCTTCGTCCGGCCCACCCAGATGGTCTTCCGCCTCGATCAACCCCGCCGGTAGGCGCGGTGGCGCCCCGATCTCTCGGGATCCGGAGACCGGGGCGCGCCTGCGGTCGTGTTACTTCGCGCTGGCCGCCTTCTTGTCCTTGTGGAGCTTCGCCTTGTCGTGGTTGACCTCGCGGCGGTCCTCGCGGCGGTCGCGATTGTCCTCGCGGAGATCCTTGCGATCGTTGTGGAGGTCTTTCCGGTCACGGTAGAGGTCGCGCCGATCGCCGCGGATATCCTTGCGGTCGCCGGCGATCTCCGCTCGGTCCTTCTTCACGGCCTCGGTGTTGCCCGCGGCCTTGTCCTGCCGGAGCTGCTTCTCGTCCTGCCGGAGGTCGCGCCGGTCCGAGTATAGATCCTTCCGGTCACTGCGGATGTCCTGCTTGTCCTGCGTGATGTCGCGCCGGTCCTGTCTGATGTCCCGCCGGT is a window of Candidatus Methylomirabilota bacterium DNA encoding:
- a CDS encoding ABC transporter ATP-binding protein, which translates into the protein MSQPLHSLRFRLTKRFGAKTVLHDFALEVRGRQFVTFLGPSGCGKSTARNIIAGLIPASDGEVWVDEERIDHLPPEKRGFGMVFQNYALFPHLTVFGNIAFGLQLQHRPAPEIREAVRAMLDLVQLPGLEERYPSQLSGGQQQRVAIARALVLHPRLLLMDEPLSNLDAKLRIEMRAEIKRIHARLGLTSVYVTHDQAEALSLSDWVVVMRDGVVIQAGPPSEIHDRPQSLFVADFMGFRNFFPVEITAADSDGVEGTGHGMSMRGRARHPLAPGAAAVAAIRPDDVELGQEGGGANRFRGKVELVEYLGRENEAVLTLEAGPKVWMRTPRSLAPDESVTVTFPADKVIFLPPEPAA
- a CDS encoding ABC transporter permease subunit; amino-acid sequence: MRGRLWSLALYMFVLGFILNLLGIVSHVVVSAFAKRWFGTPVPARFTTEWFQYAWTNFDLGRVLGVTVFVALSVVLLALLLGFPAAYILARRNFRGKALLLLLYFLPLLIPQMTYGIPLATTMYRYAIGGTVTGVILANLVPMVPLAVFILMPFIEQISVNLEWGAAMMGANRIQVFRRVLFPLTVPGLLTAGILILVNTVSNFELTFLVSGAGSQTLVVALFYNVFAGGVRPVYSVDAMAVMYMVTVMLVLLVALRFVRPTQMVFRLDQPRR
- a CDS encoding GAF domain-containing protein; translation: MMLLADPLPHLVAVARAVGEPGQPDALFAALDIAMGGVIGHKLFTVLVYHADAAQSERRYTNQPAAYPVGGRKPVTPSAWTERLFKERRPYVGRTADDIRAVFFDHELILSLGCQSVLNVPVVWNGRTLGTINLLHEAGWYDERDLPVATAFAALAVPGYVELLRRSAPASP
- a CDS encoding sugar ABC transporter permease translates to MRRRRAGEASELDAMAVACLLPSLLYVVVMFVYPFLNGIYLSLRPSKQSGLGLANYVAFFTDEWQYRTVWITFSIAVPNTVVVVAVALLLAYGMRRGIWLERTITTILVLPISLGIILLAEGILGFYGGRGWFNQILLAAGLLQEPLTLTHNYTGVMLSLFMQQFPFCFLMLLGYISGIDPSIENSARTLGAGPWIVFSRVMFPLIAPGLAIAFALVFVLSFGVFPSAILLGQPAGATRTIAIAAYQQAFEHYDMSYASAIAVVMGLFQLAGLVVIVLLRRRLVMAPTMGVGKR
- a CDS encoding extracellular solute-binding protein, with the translated sequence MIDVAGDLSSVQVILDNYKKAFPNKVKEIKTQRAPEPELPAKIKAQQDAGRLDINLIMTGQSAASQLVSAGQLVKLFPTYDKMFPRDELTDAGRALQDEAEGYLLPSVVSNGGPVFIYNPKKVPNPPKTAEQLLAWAKANPGKFLYARPANSGPGRSILAGMSYVLKDRDPKDPEKGWDKTWAFLKELGQSIEYYPTGTGFTLKEFAQEQRWMIAGIMEWDMKPRAEGMIPPESKITILENTTFVIDGHYWAIPKGVSPAELEVILDLMKFMRRPEQQVLTWRAFIGPSIKAATLDKAPPDLQTYVKEIWRPEYDEIGKKWKVTPMLEVKKLNYAIERWDKEVGAQKIKKQ
- a CDS encoding mechanosensitive ion channel domain-containing protein, encoding MIEQPRGRTGGRGRLAVALAGFFLLCVLLQPARAQDTSSSPPPIAVPEISARSEEVGVSLKALDERLATSADLANIEARLPAMADRIHRQLTETQRLLDSESTLVVLTNLADAWRGIATELAAWSDLLTREATVIESELDRLNRLADQWARTRDEARRSQAPSTVLQRIDVTTTAIGLSRSTALARRAYILSLQARVAQQLALVQDAQARVARARGLDLAMLFRRDSPPVWRDADRGPVPWREVPGKLWAGLASESRLLAQFMADRRERAIVHAFVFVALLIFLRIGHRRARQWSEDDPDLARVAQIFQFPISAALVLALMATFWLYPRPPLVLRNAVALLMLVPVIRILRRLTAPTPPIGFFALGAFFLVNRVRELALDVPGLEQRMFVVEMLVAVAVVMIERVLARRRATAREAAAPSVPPSSRVVVPPPLLWIALAALLLALGLGAAGYMPIARLIGDGVLRSGYAAMLLYAAVRVADGLLAWALRNWPLITLQMVRRHRALLERRILRLLRWAAVFLWVASTLDALSLLDPARDFLYGSLAASVTRGALTISLGDVLAFVITVALAFLASRLVRFVLEEDIYPRLLLARGLPYALSVLVHYAILLVGFLFAAAALGVDMNRVTFLTGAFGVGVGFGLQSVVNNFVSGIILLLERPIQVGDVVQLGDLEGIVRRIGIRSTTVRTWPGAEVFVPNATFISDRVTNWTLSDRRRRIDLPIGVSYGADPERVLDLLRATALTVPGVIPEPAPLALFKDFGDSTLDFEIRAWTDRFEDWLIVKSRLGVAVNAAFKDAGIAIPSPQRDVTLRFPPREET